Proteins encoded in a region of the Marmota flaviventris isolate mMarFla1 chromosome 3, mMarFla1.hap1, whole genome shotgun sequence genome:
- the Llph gene encoding protein LLP homolog, producing the protein MAKSLRSKWKRKMRAEKRKKNAPKELNRLKNILKVGSDVLMKDVEEIATVVVPKHCQEKTQSVVNDEKDDMKMETEIKRNKKTLLDQHGQYPVWMNQRQRKRLKAKREKGKGKSKAKAAKGLAW; encoded by the exons ATGGCTAAAAGCTTACGGAGTAAGTGGAAAAGGAAGATGCGGgctgaaaagaggaaaaagaatgctCCGAAAGAGCTCAACAgacttaaaaatattctcaaagttGGCAGTGATGTTTTAATGAAAGATGTTGAAGAAATAGCAACTGTGGTGGTACCTAAACATTGCCAAGAGAAAACGCAGAGTGTGGTGAATGATGAAAAAG atgaCATGAAAATGGAGACTGAgattaagagaaacaaaaagactcTTCTAGACCAGCATGGACAGTACCCTGTGTGGATGAAccagaggcaaagaaaaagacTAAAGGCAAAGcgagaaaaaggaaaggggaagagcaAAGCAAAGGCAGCAAAGGGTTTGGCCTGGTAG